The window ttatcGAAGAAATATGCCTTCCATCGAATTCGTTTGATAAGGCTTTCTACTTTGTCCATTAAACATTTTAAGTATGTATTTTTCGGTGGTATCGGGATATTCTTTATTCTAAAGGTTTAACAACCACAAAAAGTCCTTTCGACACGAGAAATACAGAAACGAAACCGAATTGTCGAAATTAATTTGGAGATTAAAAGACGACGGAACAGACTTTGAAATCTTATGGAGTATAGAAAGACGTGCAATGCCGTATAAGACAGGAGCGCGCACGTGTGACTTGTGcctaacagaaaaaatagcaaTTGTACGAGCTGAACCGAAGGgactgttaaataaaagaacagaaCTTATCAACAAATGTCGCCATCGCAACAAATTTACTTTGAAATGGTTGAAATGAACTGTAACGaacaatgtatttatttgtatttatttgttttattacgtTGTATCACGTAATTAAAAGGTTTATACTTTAGTTAGTACCAACTTGTATAATTTGTATCATTTGCCTGAAGATTGCTAAGAAGCATGAAACTTTAAGTAGCAaaattaatgtagttttttcttgaaaacaaaacataaaaataatataactgcTCTGTTACACATTGAGCACTCTGTTGTAATTTGTGTTAAAATTACTTCGTGTTTATAAAAGCTCCTGTTTTTGTTGAGCACTCTGAACACTCTACACACCACTGTTTACAAGATTTTACATTATTGTTTTATGGTCATGGAAAGGAGAAATCTTGGTTACTCGCTAAAGAATATCCCGATACCACCGAAAAATACATACTTAAAATGTTTAATGGACAAAGTAGAAAGCCTTATCAAACGAATTCGATGGAAGGCATATTTCTTCgataaaaataacgaaaaagaAGACGAGCACGAACACGTATCTTTCGGTTTTAAATCAACTGCAACCCCACCTGTTAACCCGAACCTTGCAAGCTTCGAAAGCGACCTTTACGACCTCATCCGAAAAATCGAATTCCGCAATGTTGACAATTCGTtcttaaacaaattgaaaacagacgttaagaaCATCCAAAATTCCGAAAATGTATTTGCTTTCGCCGATAAAACTAATAACCTATACGAACTTCCGAAAAATGATTACACCAAACTCGTTAcagaaaatatcacaaaatcgTATGAAAAATGTAGTACTTCTTTGAAAACCAACATCAATAAAGAGgccaaaaaaatcgcaaaatcgcTAGATTTAGACGCCAAAATGCAATGCTACTCAGAGAAACAGGCCTACATTACAATCAAAGACCACAAACCAAACTTCCCCCAAAATGTCAAGTGCAGATTAATTAATCCAGCCAAAACAGACATGGGAATCGTCAGTAAAAAGTACTTGGAGACCATCATAGAAAAAGTTCAGAAAGCAACGCAGGTCAACCAATGGCGAAATACATCTACTGTAATTGAATGGTTCAGAAAAACACCAACTGATGCAAAGTCAAAATTCATCAAATTCGACATTGTCGAGTTTTACCCTTCTATCTCTGAAGAACTACTCGACAAAGCAATTAATTTCGCAAGATCTGCTGTACCAATCGACAACAAAGTCCTCGATATAATAAGGCACAGTCGAAAGTCCTTGTTATTTGATAAATCATCGACTTGGGTTAAAAAAGGAAACGTTCTTTTCGATGTAACAATGGGTTCATTCGATGGAGCGGAGATCTGTGAGTTAGTTGgactatatatattaaaaaagatcaGCAATATTATCGATATCAAACATGTTGGTCTATACAGAGACGATGGACTTGCAATTATCCAAAACGCCAATGGACCACGAATGAACAAAATTCGAAAGGACATCATAACCTTGTTTAAGGAAGACAAATTGTCAGTAACTATCGAAACGAACCTGATTGAAACAGACTTTTTGGATGTATCATTTAACGTGAATAGTAAAACCTACAAACCCTACAGGAAACCCAACAACGATCCGCTATACATTAACATTAATTCAAACCACCCGAATAATGTATTGAAAGTCATTCCGAAGATGGTAAATGAAAGATTAATTGCGACATCATGTAACAGAAAAGCATTTGATGACGCAAAACCTTTATACGAAGCTTCACTCTCCGCCAGCGGATTTAAAAGCACAATGGCATACGCGAGTAAACCCAAACAACGCCCTAATCGCCAAAGGAAGATAATTTGGTTCAACCCGCCGTTCAGTAAAAACGTTAAAACAGACATTGGACGATCATTTCTCAAGATTGTTAGAAAAAACTTCAGTAAAGAtcacaaatattataaaatcttcAACAAAAACACCCTCAAGTTGAGCTATTCATGTAGCACAAACATCCGAAACATCATAAAGGGCCATAATAAAAAAGTTCTCACTTCTGAAGAAAGGCAAAAACAACGACCTTGCAACTGCCGGGATAAGTCCCAGTGTCCACTGAATGGTGACTGTTTAGCTGCGTGCATCATCTACAAAGCGGAAGTCAAATACGTAGACAAAAAGGAATTTTACTACGGATTATGCGAAGGCGaatttaaagaaaggtttaaCAACCACAAAAAGTCCTTTCGACACGAGAAATACAGAAACGAAACCGAATTGTCGAAATTAATTTGGAGATTAAAAGACGACGGAACAGACTTTGAAATCTTATGGAGTATAGAAAGACGTGCAATGCCGTATAAGACAGGAGCGCGCACGTGTGACTTGTGcctaacagaaaaaatagcaaTTGTACGAGCTGAACCGAAGGgactgttaaataaaagaacagaaCTTATCAACAAATGTCGCCATCGCAACAAATTTACTTTGAAATGGTTGAAATGAACTGTAACGaacaatgtatttatttgtatttatttgttttattacgtTGTATCACGTAATTAAAAGGTTTATACTTTAGTTAGTACCAACTTGTATAATTTGTATCATTTGCCTGAAGATTGCTAAGAAGCATGAAACTTTAAGTAGCAaaattaatgtagttttttcttgaaaacaaaacataaaaataatataactgcTCTGTTACACATTGAGCACTCTGTTGTAATTTGTGTTAAAATTACTtcgtgtttatatatatatatatatatatatatatatatatatatatatatatatatatatatatatatatatatatatatatatatatatatatatatatatatatatatatatatatatatatatatatatatatatatatatatatatatatatatatatatatatatatatatatatatatatatatatatatatatatatatatatatatatatatatctatatatatatatatgattaaaattaataaattgaaattagaaaaaaaccTACATTCCCAGTATGCACATCCAAAAAATTCAAAGCGCAAAGTTGTGTAGGTTGACATACTCAGCTCAGCGATCACAAGTCGGAAATGCTGCAATGGTCTAATTTCATGTAGTGATACTACAACCAATTCTTTAGTTAAAAGCCAAGAATCCTTAAATGTAAATATTACACTCTAGTTACAAATACCAACAAATTTCTATAATACCTTGAGTAAAACAACTAACTACAATAAAATTTTAGTGAAAATAAGAATTCATAGTGTATGAGTTACTTCTCATATTACGTataatctacaaaaaaataaaatcattattAAAGGTGATAGTAACCCttttaacattaattttttttgacacaatTAGTTAATATGGGTttttttcagactatatatccatatttttcaTTCATACTGCAAGGTAAAGTATGAGTGTTTGGGTGAGGCAGCAAAATTTTTGCTTAACATTTCTTACTTGTGATGCCTGGCCAAACATGTTGTTAAAATCAAAATGTACAGTAGCTTTTTAATTAAAGTAATATGACCACAAAGAGGCAAATAATGAAGGCACAAATGTAAAAATCATGGCATGTTGGCGATTGACAAAACATAGGTTATAAACAAAGCATTATAAAAAGGAACGTACAAATGACATTTATTTCATCAACAGCACAAATATATGGACTCTGCAAACCTTTTTAGCTTTATTTAGGAAATTTGTGCAGAAAAAaggaaagttttaaacaacctAGCCAAACTTTTAGTTTCAAAGATTTAATGATATGATATGCAAAAAATTTGGGTTTTTATTTTGTGAGAAATTTTATTGCAGAGTATTAACATTGTCtaaaagtcatattttttacTAGGCAACCTTTTTGGTTTACTGTGCTTCAGAAGCTGGAGCCGTTAAGTTGACTTAACATTACTGGTGTGTTAGGTATGTTTTAAAAACAGTATGACTGTTAAAGCTTCTAAGCTGTCTTGTTTTCAcataaaaagatttaatttaaacaattcctctataaaaaaaatgttgtgtataatttattctgcaaaatatagTTCCAGTACTACGCGATTGTAGAATCTAAAAATCTAAGAGAATCAAAAAATTAGGCCGACAGTAATTGTAATTTAATTTTCGCTGTCCATTTGATGTAATACAACGGCACTAcgacagcaaaaaaaattaccgTCACTAAAATAAAGTAGGACAGAAGttgttttacaaaatatttttaatacgtcattattactatctcgcctgcgagaa is drawn from Hydractinia symbiolongicarpus strain clone_291-10 chromosome 8, HSymV2.1, whole genome shotgun sequence and contains these coding sequences:
- the LOC130655712 gene encoding uncharacterized protein LOC130655712: MYFSNIPIPPKNTYLKCLMDKVESLIKRIRWKAYFFDKNNEKEDEHEHVSFGFKSTATPPVNPNLASFESDLYDLIRKIEFRNVDNSFLNKLKTDVKNIQNSENVFAFADKTNNLYELPKNDYTKLVTENITKSYEKCSTSLKTNINKEAKKIAKSLDLDAKMQCYSEKQAYITIKDHKPNFPQNVKCRLINPAKTDMGIVSKKYLETIIEKVQKATQVNQWRNTSTVIEWFRKTPTDAKSKFIKFDIVEFYPSISEELLDKAINFARSAVPIDNKVLDIIRHSRKSLLFDKSSTWVKKGNVLFDVTMGSFDGAEICELVGLYILKKISNIIDIKHVGLYRDDGLAIIQNANGPRMNKIRKDIITLFKEDKLSVTIETNLIETDFLDVSFNVNSKTYKPYRKPNNDPLYININSNHPNNVLKVIPKMVNERLIATSCNRKAFDDAKPLYEASLSASGFKSTMAYASKPKQRPNRQRKIIWFNPPFSKNVKTDIGRSFLKIVRKNFSKDHKYYKIFNKNTLKLSYSCSTNIRNIIKGHNKKVLTSEERQKQRPCNCRDKSQCPLNGDCLAACIIYKAEVKYVDKKEFYYGLCEGEFKERFNNHKKSFRHEKYRNETELSKLIWRLKDDGTDFEILWSIERRAMPYKTGARTCDLCLTEKIAIVRAEPKGLLNKRTELINKCRHRNKFTLKWLK